Below is a window of Cytophaga hutchinsonii ATCC 33406 DNA.
TTTCAGAAACTTCCAGCAACTGAATATTCTTTTTGCGCAGTTCATCGTAGGGAGATAACGGCAGTTCTCTTTTAAAATAATTGATAAACGACTGCATGCGCGTATCATTGATCAGCCCGCTGAAGTTGATCTTTTGAGTCAGTATCACTTCTGTGGTATCTTTTTGCCTGTCAATTTTGAGCGTGTCAATTAATCTCTGTGCATACTTGATAGCTTCAGAATGTTTTCGTTCAAATGTATCGTTGGTTTGCAAAACGGCAACCAGTTCCTTTCGGTTGTTGGGTAATACATGAATTGAAAGTGTAAGGCTGGAACGGTTGAATTCATCGCCGATCAGACAGCGTGATATTTCCGATACAGCTGTTGCAAAAGATGTCTGTACGAGTACCGAAAGCCCGCATAGCTCGGCGAGTTTCATACTGCGTTTGTGTGAAAGGATCAGATCCATTTCATTTTCAAGATTTATCTTTACAATTTCAATCATAAAACTTTCACAATTAATACAGTCATATCATCTGTACGGCGTGCATGATCTTTGTAGATTGCTGCAGCCAGAATCATCGGGTCATATTTTAAAATAGAGGGGTAGTGCAGCAGATCCCATCGTGTCTTAATACCGTCTGAGCATAAAATCAACTGCTGAAATTTTTCCATCTCATAGCGGTTTTTCTCTATGCGGGTGGGAATATTCAAACCAATAATACCGTTGTAGCTGCTGTAGTTTTTATATTCAAGCCCGCGCTGCAAACGTACAGCAATATTGCCGATGCCGCTGATCAGCCATTCTTTTGTCCGGTGGTCCAGTATACCAATAGTTGCTACCAATCCACGCGTCTTTTTTACGGCTGCATGAATTTCACGGATGATATCTGAAGGGTCTGAATAATTCGTGTTGTTGAACGTGCTGATTGCAGCGTCTACGGCTTCTTTTGCAAATTCCCCGTGTCCCAGTCCATCACCGGTAAACACTAGTGTTTTTTCTCCTGCCTTTCTGATAGCAGTTCCGTCACCGGAAACTTTTTCTCCGGGCAGCGCAACATTGATGCACCGAACCAGTGTATTGCCAGGAGAAATTTTAGTGGAATTCAATGAGCCTGAAAACTGCGAATAAAGAATGGTTCCCCAATCCGGCTGTGAATAAATCTGCGAAAAATCGCTCAGCCGCTGAATGGAACCTATGCCATGCCCCAGCGTACTTTTACTGGAAATGCCGTCTTTCATGGAATGAGAGATATCTTTAATTCCGGTTCCATTATCAATACAGATAACTTCAAAAAAAGGCTCGTTATCCGGCATGCTTAATCTGTAGAGCAATTCTCCACGCGTAGCGTACTTAATCAGATTGGAAACCATTTCGGATACAACAATATCAATTTCTCCGGTACGTTGTTCTGTAAAATGCGGGCGTACTAAATTGTGTATTTCTCTTTTAATAAACGATGCATAACTTCGTTCCTCTATAATATAACTTTGAAACAATATGTTATCCATTTTTCCATTTAATTACCGTTACCGTAGTACCCACGCCTACTTCAGATGTAATGTTAAATTCATTCATCAGCCGCTTTGTGCCCGGTAAACCAAGCCCCATGCTCTTGCCGGTCGTAAATCCATCTGTCATGGCTTTATTAATATCCGGTATGCCCGGTCCTTTATCTTCAAAGATCAATCGGATTCCTGTATCGCGGCCCTTACTTACAATTTCAATCCGCACAATACCGCCGTTTCCGTATTTAAGCATGTTCCGGACAAGCTCACTGGCACCGGTAATAAGTTTGGTTTGATTTAAGAGGCTCATGCCGATTTTTACAGCATGCTCTTTAACCCTGCTTCTGAAGGGTACAACATCCGTTTCACGAAAGACATTTATGGAGTCTTTATTCAGGACTATCGGTGTCATTGTTGTCATCGTTGTCATATTCTTCTTCCTGATCTTCTTCTTCAAGAAGGATTTTTGACCTCAACAATTCCATTCCTCTTTCAACATTCAAAGCTGTATACACACCTTTTAACGGCAATCCCAATTCTACCAGGGTTATTGCTACCGCGGGCTGCATACCAACCACTACCGTATCGGCATCCATGATTTTAGACATGGTAGCAATGTTTCCCAGAATCCGGCCCATAAAAGAATCAATGATAGAAACGGAGGAAACATCTATAAGTACACCTTTTGCATTTGTCTTGCTGACCATATTAACCAGATCAGCTTCCAGATTTTCTGCCAGCTGATCGTACAGATCCACTTGTATTGTCACCAAAAGAAAGTGACCCATTCTTAAAATAGGTATTTTTTCCATGTTCAGTGTTAAAAGGTATTATACTGTTTTATTACGTTGTTTTTTATTTACTTCAAGATTAAGCATCACAAAGGCAGTTTTAAGTGCGCTTGCCAATGTAGCCTTTGTAATAATCGTTGAAAGGTCAATGCCTAAATGTACCACGGTTTGCGCGATCTCCGGACGGATACCGCTGATAATACATTCCGCGCCCATCAGCCGTGTAGCACTTACTGTTTTAATCAAATGCTGAGCAACAAGTGAATCTACTGCTGGTACACCTGAAATATCTAATATTGCAATGCTGCTTCCGGTATCAACAATTTCCTGTAAAAGACTTTCCATAACTACCTGCGTACGTGAACTGTCCAGGGTGCCGATAATCGGAAGGGCAAGAATGCCATCCCATACACGTATTACCGGTGTGGAGATCTGTGTGATCTCATCCGTCTGGCGGAAGATCACATCTTCACGTCCTTTGATAAAGGTTTCAAATGTGCTGATCGTAAAGCTATCCAGCAGTTTATTGATTGCCATGCTTTGCGTATACAAAACTGAAGAGTCTTTTATCTCTTCGTTCAGCACAGAAAGCAATGCCTCTTTTAAACTATATACATAGAAACCTGTCTCACGGGGCGAATAGCCTTGTTTGGCACGTGATATGGAAATGGATGAAAGAATATCAAGCACATTTTCAAAATCTCTTGAATCAGGATTTTCAATATTATTGTCTGTGAGGTTATCAATAAATGTATACAATAATTCTTCTGATTGAACACGTAAATCTTCATTTGTAATCAGGTCATTGTTTAAGCCTTGATCCTGCGATTGTATGGTTATCCATTTTTCCAGAATAACTTGTTTTTTCTTCTGGAAAATTTTGATTGATTCGTTTTTCATTAGATGTTATATTTTGGGAGACAAATGATTGGATAAAAACGTATTCAGCGATTTTACTAATTCGCTTGTTTTGGTTGGTTTTGTAATAAAGTCTATTGCGCCTAATTTTTTTGTTTCTTCCCGGTCATACGGATCGCTGGAAGTAGAAAAAATGATTACAGGGATGTGGGAAAAAACGCGGTCTTTTTTTAATTCCATCAGGCATTCACGCCCGGACATACCGGGCATGTTCAGATCCAGGAAGATATAATCCGGCTGTGGACCGTTTTTTAACAAATGGAGCGCATCATAGCCACTTTCAACGCCCGTATATCCAATATTTCTATTGATGTCTTCTAATGCAAACTGGAAAAATTCCCTGTCATCTTCATCGTCGTCAATCAGTAGGAAATGTATTTCTTTAGACATGTAGTACTATTCAATAAAATGATTTTTCAGTTGAATTCTCTATGAAGTTACTCTAAAAATATGGTATTGCATAAAAAATATAATAATATGGAGAGCGTGAAAAAATGATATATATCACTTTTTAAAATTAAGTATCTGTTTTTTAGTGTTTTAATTTACTATTTTTTGTAATGTATGTAACCATAAATTGCATGAAACATATAATAAAAGCGTGTTTAAACATGGATTAGTGATATTGAATGAAAAGCCTATGTTTTTCCAATTCAAAAAACAGAAGTGTACCGCACACATTTACGGATGCGGGCAGAATAGATAATTAAGGCATGGGTATGTATCAAAAGGGTATGAATACAGTACGGCAACAGTATGAAGAGAGTACGAGGGGAGTATGAAGACAGTACGAAGAGAGTACGGGGACAGTACGGAGGGAGTATGGGGACAGCATAGAAATGCCATAGAAATACCATAGAATACGTATGGCGCACGTATGCTTACAGTACGAAAAGAGTGTACATATGGTACGGCAGAAGTATGAAATAGTTGACGCCTGCAGCCTATACCATGTCAGTCGAAATAAAAGAGCGTCCGCTTCAGCTGTGTGAAACGGACGCTCTGAGTTATAAAGAAAGGTGCACAAAGGTGCACTTGAATTACCGCGCGATATAAAATTTATAGTTGTCGCCGGTTGCTGTATGGATGATATACAGACCGTTTTCCAATGTGCTGGTTTCAATGCGTTCAGCATCACTGAATGACAGTACCAGGGCGCCTTTGGCATCATATACGGTGCCGCTTATCTCTTTAGAGAAGTATAAGATTGTTTGTGTAACCGGGTTCGGAAACAGAACAAATGCCTGTTGGCTTAATACACCTGTTACATCCGTTGGTATACACGTACCTTCTGCAATACCGCAGCCACAGGTACCTGGTTCGGTTTTGTTTGCATCTGCCGGACAAAGATCTCCGGCTACAGATACATACCCATTGGGTTGTGTACACGAAGAAATTGTTTCACCTGCAACTCCCATACCGTCTCCGTCAGTATCTGCATACCAGGTAACCGAATTAACAACCGTGAGGCTCTTCGGTTCAGATGTTTTTTTGCAATTCTGACTGCTGGTTACTTCTACATAATACGGCCCTCCTGTGCTGGCAAGATAGGTAGCAGTTGTTGCACCGGCAATAATACCATTGCTGTTATACCACTGGTAGGAAGCACCTGTGCTGGAGGTAAGCTCAAGTGTGCTGCCTGAACAGAATGATGTGGAAGGAACCGTTACTTCAGCAACCGGTAAGCTGTTTTCTGTCAATACCACAGGTGCAGATGTTTTCTTACAGCCGTTTGCGCTGCTGATTTCAACCGTATAAGAACCTGCCGTACCGGTAACCAATGTTGAAGCTGTCGCATTGGCGATAGGTGTATTGGCAAGCATCCATTTATAGGTTTGGCCATTGCTGGACGTTAACGTAACGGTACCGTTTGTACAGAAAGAAGTAGCCGTTGAGGTAACGGTAACGGTTGGTAACGGATTTTCTGTTATTGTTACTGCTGTTGCATTCTTTTTACAGCCGTTTGTATTGGTTGCTTCAACATAATAACTGCCGCCTGTTTTAACTTTGTACATATTTGCCGAAGCACCTGAAATCAATGCGGAATTTTTGAACCACTTATATGTTAACCCGGTTGCAGGAGTTGCAGTTAATGTAGTAGAATCTCCTGTACAAATACCAAATACCGGGGCCGCAACACTTATAACCGGTAATGCGTTTTCTGTAATGGAAACGGCAGCCGATAGTTTTTTACATGCAGCTGCATTGTTTACTTCAACCGTATAGGAGCCAGCTGTTTTTACTTTGTATGTACTCTGTGTTGCACCGCTTACTGCGGCAGCATTTTTATACCACTGGTAACTGGCATTTCCTGCCGTAGCCGTTAACGTGATTGAATCTCCTGTACATAGCGCAGATGCCGAATTGGTAATGACAGCTGTTGGTAAGGCATTTTCAGTAATTGTTATCGGTGTAGAAACCTTTTTACATGCACTTGTATTTTGCGCTTCAACCGTATACACACCTGCTGCTTTTGCTTTATAGCTGTTAGAGGTAGCTCCGGCTATAAGCGTATTATTGTTATACCATGCATAG
It encodes the following:
- a CDS encoding SpoIIE family protein phosphatase, which gives rise to MDNILFQSYIIEERSYASFIKREIHNLVRPHFTEQRTGEIDIVVSEMVSNLIKYATRGELLYRLSMPDNEPFFEVICIDNGTGIKDISHSMKDGISSKSTLGHGIGSIQRLSDFSQIYSQPDWGTILYSQFSGSLNSTKISPGNTLVRCINVALPGEKVSGDGTAIRKAGEKTLVFTGDGLGHGEFAKEAVDAAISTFNNTNYSDPSDIIREIHAAVKKTRGLVATIGILDHRTKEWLISGIGNIAVRLQRGLEYKNYSSYNGIIGLNIPTRIEKNRYEMEKFQQLILCSDGIKTRWDLLHYPSILKYDPMILAAAIYKDHARRTDDMTVLIVKVL
- a CDS encoding anti-sigma regulatory factor, which translates into the protein MTTMTPIVLNKDSINVFRETDVVPFRSRVKEHAVKIGMSLLNQTKLITGASELVRNMLKYGNGGIVRIEIVSKGRDTGIRLIFEDKGPGIPDINKAMTDGFTTGKSMGLGLPGTKRLMNEFNITSEVGVGTTVTVIKWKNG
- a CDS encoding STAS domain-containing protein, coding for MEKIPILRMGHFLLVTIQVDLYDQLAENLEADLVNMVSKTNAKGVLIDVSSVSIIDSFMGRILGNIATMSKIMDADTVVVGMQPAVAITLVELGLPLKGVYTALNVERGMELLRSKILLEEEDQEEEYDNDDNNDTDSPE
- a CDS encoding STAS domain-containing protein, whose translation is MKNESIKIFQKKKQVILEKWITIQSQDQGLNNDLITNEDLRVQSEELLYTFIDNLTDNNIENPDSRDFENVLDILSSISISRAKQGYSPRETGFYVYSLKEALLSVLNEEIKDSSVLYTQSMAINKLLDSFTISTFETFIKGREDVIFRQTDEITQISTPVIRVWDGILALPIIGTLDSSRTQVVMESLLQEIVDTGSSIAILDISGVPAVDSLVAQHLIKTVSATRLMGAECIISGIRPEIAQTVVHLGIDLSTIITKATLASALKTAFVMLNLEVNKKQRNKTV
- a CDS encoding response regulator, with protein sequence MSKEIHFLLIDDDEDDREFFQFALEDINRNIGYTGVESGYDALHLLKNGPQPDYIFLDLNMPGMSGRECLMELKKDRVFSHIPVIIFSTSSDPYDREETKKLGAIDFITKPTKTSELVKSLNTFLSNHLSPKI